A genomic segment from Rathayibacter sp. VKM Ac-2760 encodes:
- a CDS encoding relaxase/mobilization nuclease domain-containing protein, translating to MGYLAGPGKTNEHEEQHLIAGDSAIMAEYGHEVLDGAAALAIAKDLDRPREFFGVEVTRNKVRTDENGEAVRDSAGAIVKDRVAADVWHCSLSLAAEEGQLTDEQWGRISTDFVQRMGFAGEDIGKAECRWVAVRHGLSKNGNDHVHIAVSLVREDGTKASVHKDYERSQTISRELEREYGLQVYQAPEREFPERGVRPGARESAARRGHVEPDMQRLERAVRAASSASQDESEFVRRLRQGGVLVRPRFATGRDDVIAGYSVALRPTNGEKAIWHGGGRLARDLTLPELRKGWPDQPESASDAASEWRATAKNPWQYTPVNRGREVAEPAPELFEAYAADMDRLHDYIRSVDPSDKATWAHVARETAGAYAAWSRRMEPTPGPLADAARSLARSAHLRAHETTPRPAGMPSSSASTALILAAAGKNKNAAAELLLFRQLAKTSHAIMSAHKAAGDARRSAELSSTLQRQLTQVRDGYSTRIASVKAAEREQQWQALPDELKENRRLTQASFGSGSPVPTTLTKREQEAADQLARRARESRTQPGSDRGDRGR from the coding sequence ATGGGTTACCTGGCCGGTCCCGGCAAGACGAACGAGCACGAGGAGCAGCACCTCATCGCGGGGGATTCCGCGATCATGGCTGAGTACGGCCACGAGGTTCTGGATGGTGCAGCGGCTCTCGCGATCGCGAAGGATCTCGATCGTCCGCGCGAGTTCTTCGGCGTCGAGGTGACGCGCAATAAGGTGCGTACCGACGAGAACGGCGAGGCGGTCCGGGACTCGGCCGGCGCGATCGTGAAGGATCGCGTGGCGGCTGATGTGTGGCATTGCTCGCTGTCGCTGGCGGCGGAGGAGGGCCAGCTCACCGACGAGCAGTGGGGCCGAATCTCGACCGACTTCGTGCAGCGGATGGGCTTCGCTGGTGAGGACATCGGCAAGGCTGAATGCCGGTGGGTTGCGGTGCGTCACGGCCTGTCGAAGAACGGCAACGACCACGTACACATCGCCGTGTCGCTGGTGCGCGAGGACGGCACGAAAGCGTCGGTGCACAAGGACTACGAGCGATCGCAGACGATCAGCCGCGAGTTGGAGCGCGAGTACGGGTTGCAGGTCTACCAGGCGCCGGAGCGCGAGTTCCCGGAGCGCGGTGTGCGGCCGGGAGCGCGTGAGTCCGCTGCGCGTCGCGGGCACGTCGAGCCGGACATGCAGCGCCTCGAGCGCGCCGTACGCGCGGCCTCGTCCGCGTCCCAGGATGAGAGCGAGTTCGTTCGTCGTCTGCGTCAGGGCGGGGTGCTGGTGCGCCCTCGATTCGCGACGGGCCGTGACGATGTGATCGCCGGCTATTCGGTGGCGCTGCGGCCGACGAACGGCGAGAAGGCGATCTGGCACGGTGGCGGCCGGCTCGCTCGCGATCTGACGTTGCCGGAGCTGCGGAAGGGCTGGCCGGATCAGCCGGAGTCCGCGTCGGATGCGGCGTCCGAGTGGCGCGCGACGGCGAAGAATCCTTGGCAGTACACGCCGGTCAACCGGGGCAGGGAAGTGGCGGAGCCGGCGCCGGAGCTGTTCGAGGCGTACGCCGCGGACATGGACCGGCTGCACGACTACATCAGGTCCGTGGACCCCTCCGACAAGGCGACGTGGGCGCACGTCGCGCGCGAGACGGCGGGCGCTTACGCGGCGTGGTCCCGGCGCATGGAGCCCACCCCGGGACCGCTCGCGGACGCTGCGCGATCGCTGGCCCGGTCGGCGCACCTGCGGGCGCACGAGACGACTCCGCGACCGGCAGGCATGCCGTCGAGCTCCGCGTCGACCGCGCTCATCCTGGCGGCGGCGGGGAAGAACAAGAACGCGGCCGCGGAGCTGCTGCTGTTCCGTCAGCTCGCGAAGACCAGTCACGCGATCATGAGCGCCCACAAGGCAGCCGGAGACGCCCGCCGATCGGCGGAGCTATCGTCCACCTTGCAGCGCCAGTTGACGCAAGTCCGCGACGGCTACTCCACTCGCATCGCATCGGTGAAGGCAGCGGAGCGCGAACAGCAGTGGCAGGCACTCCCGGATGAGTTGAAGGAGAACCGCCGGCTCACGCAAGCGTCGTTCGGTTCGGGTAGCCCGGTGCCGACGACGCTGACGAAGCGCGAGCAGGAAGCTGCGGATCAGCTCGCACGCCGAGCCCGCGAGAGCCGCACCCAGCCAGGTTCCGATCGCGGCGATCGCGGCCGATGA
- the mobC gene encoding plasmid mobilization relaxosome protein MobC — MTPEEDAHLRARAEVLEVTVPRLLFESAMNAQVRTDTEWRLVGAELMRASKLLQKTSDNMNQLARFANSTGQFPAEAVEAAEEYRRVRRRIEATLDRLAGL; from the coding sequence GTGACACCCGAAGAGGACGCGCATCTGCGCGCCCGTGCCGAGGTGTTGGAAGTGACGGTGCCGCGGCTGCTGTTCGAGTCCGCGATGAACGCCCAGGTGCGTACGGACACGGAGTGGCGGTTGGTGGGTGCTGAGCTGATGCGCGCCTCGAAGCTGTTGCAGAAGACGTCGGACAACATGAACCAGCTCGCACGGTTCGCGAACAGCACGGGCCAATTTCCGGCCGAGGCTGTCGAGGCTGCGGAGGAGTACCGACGGGTGCGCCGGCGGATTGAGGCGACGTTGGATCGGCTGGCCGGGCTGTGA